The Aulosira sp. FACHB-615 genome has a segment encoding these proteins:
- the nblS gene encoding two-component system sensor histidine kinase NblS, which yields MLALLKTIREAIANWWSDFTLQTKLLAVATLVVSLVMSGLTFWAVNTIQQDARLNDTRFGRDLGLLLAANVTPLIAENNLTEIAQFSQRFYSSTSSVRYMLYADEGGKIFFGIPFWEPEVENSLLTIERRIQLPEDYPGDNDKPMVRQHNTPDGIVTDVFVPLIVEKKYLGVLAIGINPNQTAVISTNFTRDVTIAVFITIWVMVILAGVINALTITKPIKELLVGVKQIATGNFKQRIDLPLGGELGELILSFNDMAERLERYEEQNIEELTAEKAKLETLVSTIADGAVLIDNNMQVILVNPTARRIFGWEGNDVVGSNVLHQLPPAIQMEITRPLYEMAAGECDSAEFRIHLNQPTKRTIRILLTTVLNLQRESIKGIAITVQDITREVELNEAKGQFISNVSHELRTPLFNIKSFIETLHDYGEDLSVEQRQDFLKTVNHETDRLTRLVNDVLDLSKLESGRSYNFDGVDLSQAIEQTLRTYQLNAKDKGIELLQEVAPSLPLVMGNYDLLLQVLANLVGNALKFTKAGGKVAIRAYQLDPKPNSQNQSPCVRVEVSDTGIGIASEDQQAIFDRFFRVENRVHTLEGTGLGLSIVRNIVERHGSKVNLVSEVGIGTTFWFDLTLCD from the coding sequence ATGTTAGCTCTGTTAAAAACAATCCGAGAAGCGATCGCCAATTGGTGGTCAGATTTCACCCTCCAAACTAAGCTGTTAGCTGTTGCCACTTTGGTGGTTTCTTTGGTGATGAGTGGTCTGACCTTTTGGGCTGTAAACACAATTCAGCAAGATGCGCGTCTGAATGACACCCGATTCGGCCGCGACTTGGGACTGCTGCTTGCTGCTAACGTTACTCCCCTCATTGCAGAAAATAATCTCACCGAGATTGCCCAATTTTCCCAAAGATTTTATAGCAGTACTTCCAGCGTGAGGTATATGCTTTACGCTGACGAAGGCGGCAAAATCTTTTTCGGGATTCCCTTTTGGGAACCAGAGGTGGAAAACTCTTTATTGACAATTGAGCGAAGAATACAATTACCAGAAGATTACCCTGGTGATAACGATAAGCCAATGGTGCGGCAACATAACACCCCCGATGGCATTGTCACCGATGTATTTGTTCCCCTCATTGTTGAGAAAAAATACTTGGGTGTCTTGGCGATTGGGATTAACCCCAACCAAACAGCCGTAATTTCTACTAATTTCACCCGTGATGTTACCATCGCGGTTTTTATCACAATTTGGGTAATGGTGATTTTAGCCGGGGTGATTAATGCTTTAACCATCACCAAGCCGATTAAAGAACTGCTAGTCGGGGTCAAACAAATCGCCACCGGGAATTTTAAGCAGCGCATCGATTTACCTCTAGGCGGCGAACTCGGAGAATTAATTCTCAGTTTTAATGATATGGCAGAGCGTCTAGAACGCTATGAAGAACAAAATATTGAAGAACTAACCGCCGAAAAAGCCAAACTCGAAACTTTGGTTTCGACGATCGCCGATGGTGCTGTGTTGATTGACAACAACATGCAGGTGATTTTGGTCAACCCCACAGCCAGAAGAATTTTTGGCTGGGAAGGTAATGATGTCGTCGGTAGTAATGTCCTGCATCAATTACCCCCCGCCATTCAGATGGAAATCACCCGTCCCTTGTACGAAATGGCTGCGGGTGAATGCGATAGTGCTGAGTTCCGCATTCATCTTAATCAACCAACTAAGCGCACTATTCGGATTTTATTAACCACAGTGCTGAATTTACAACGGGAAAGTATTAAAGGAATTGCGATTACTGTACAAGATATTACACGGGAAGTAGAACTCAACGAAGCCAAGGGCCAATTTATCAGCAACGTGTCTCATGAACTGCGGACACCGTTATTCAATATCAAATCTTTTATTGAAACGCTGCACGACTACGGCGAAGATTTGAGTGTAGAACAGCGTCAAGATTTTCTCAAAACAGTCAACCATGAAACCGATCGCCTGACTCGTTTAGTTAACGATGTTTTAGACTTATCTAAGTTAGAATCTGGTCGTAGTTATAACTTTGATGGTGTAGACCTCTCCCAAGCCATCGAACAAACCCTGCGGACTTATCAACTCAACGCCAAAGATAAAGGCATTGAACTCCTTCAAGAAGTTGCCCCCAGTTTACCCCTAGTCATGGGTAACTATGATTTATTACTCCAAGTCTTAGCCAATTTGGTCGGTAATGCCCTGAAATTTACAAAAGCCGGCGGTAAAGTAGCAATCCGCGCCTACCAATTAGATCCCAAACCCAACTCCCAAAATCAATCTCCCTGTGTGCGCGTGGAAGTATCTGATACTGGAATTGGTATTGCTTCCGAAGACCAACAAGCCATTTTTGACCGCTTCTTCCGCGTTGAAAACCGAGTCCACACCTTAGAAGGTACTGGTTTGGGTTTATCAATTGTCAGAAATATTGTTGAAAGACATGGTAGTAAAGTTAACTTGGTTAGTGAAGTTGGCATAGGGACAACTTTTTGGTTTGACTTAACTTTATGTGACTAG
- the purD gene encoding phosphoribosylamine--glycine ligase — MKVLVVGNGGREHALAWKLLQSPQVEQVVCVPGNGGTANLAGCQNLPLAVDDFAGISQYALANHISLVVVGPEVPLAKGITDYLQAQGLMVFGPVKAGAQIEASKAWAKALMQEAGIPTAKAAVFTEATAAKSYIKAQGAPIVVKADGLAAGKGVIVATNIEQAESAIDAIFQGQFGSAGEFVVIEECLFGQEVSVLALTDGLTIRPLLPAQDHKRVGEGDTGDNTGGMGAYCPAPIATPELMARVQTEVLEKAIATLRSKGIDYRGVLYAGLMITPEGDFKVLEFNCRFGDPETQVILPLLATPLLDLILACVEQRLGEVPITWHSGAAATVVAASGGYPGDYQKGKVITGIDAAETATVTVFHAGTKLNDQQQVVTDGGRVLNVTGTGENFQQAIAQAYTGLKSIQFEGIYYRRDIGYRVLNQV, encoded by the coding sequence GTGAAAGTTTTAGTTGTCGGTAACGGCGGGCGTGAACATGCTCTAGCATGGAAATTATTGCAATCCCCGCAAGTTGAGCAAGTCGTCTGTGTGCCGGGAAATGGCGGTACAGCTAATCTGGCAGGTTGTCAGAATTTGCCCTTGGCTGTAGATGATTTTGCAGGAATCAGCCAATATGCCTTAGCAAATCACATTTCTTTGGTAGTAGTGGGGCCAGAAGTTCCACTGGCGAAGGGAATTACAGACTATTTGCAAGCTCAAGGATTGATGGTATTTGGCCCCGTCAAAGCGGGGGCGCAAATTGAAGCCAGTAAGGCTTGGGCAAAAGCACTGATGCAAGAAGCTGGTATTCCTACAGCTAAGGCTGCGGTATTTACGGAAGCAACAGCAGCTAAATCATATATCAAAGCTCAAGGTGCGCCGATAGTTGTGAAAGCTGACGGATTGGCGGCAGGGAAGGGTGTAATAGTTGCTACTAACATAGAACAAGCTGAGAGTGCCATTGATGCGATTTTTCAAGGGCAGTTTGGCAGTGCGGGTGAGTTTGTTGTTATTGAAGAGTGTTTATTTGGGCAAGAAGTATCAGTGTTGGCTTTGACCGATGGGTTAACCATTCGTCCCCTACTACCAGCACAAGACCATAAGCGAGTCGGTGAAGGTGATACAGGTGACAACACTGGCGGGATGGGTGCATACTGTCCAGCGCCCATTGCTACACCAGAGTTAATGGCTAGGGTGCAAACAGAAGTTTTAGAAAAAGCGATCGCCACTCTCCGCAGCAAAGGCATAGACTACAGGGGTGTACTTTATGCCGGGTTGATGATTACACCAGAAGGCGACTTTAAAGTGTTGGAATTTAACTGTCGCTTTGGTGATCCCGAAACTCAAGTAATTTTGCCATTGTTAGCCACACCCTTATTAGATTTAATTCTGGCTTGTGTCGAACAGCGTTTAGGCGAAGTTCCCATTACTTGGCACAGTGGCGCAGCCGCTACCGTCGTGGCAGCTTCTGGTGGTTATCCAGGAGATTATCAAAAAGGCAAAGTCATTACAGGCATTGACGCAGCCGAAACCGCTACAGTCACCGTATTTCATGCCGGGACAAAATTGAACGACCAACAGCAAGTAGTAACTGATGGGGGAAGGGTATTAAATGTGACAGGCACAGGGGAAAACTTTCAACAAGCGATCGCCCAAGCTTACACAGGTCTGAAATCTATCCAGTTTGAAGGAATATATTATAGGAGAGACATTGGTTATAGAGTGCTGAATCAAGTATGA
- a CDS encoding ABC transporter substrate-binding protein → MYHRLILSALAILISIFLMACSTATTQQPQPQTSAITATPNNQPTAKRVVSLSSLATDIIYQLDKTKLVGIAGNSLFKNELGLKDIPRVSEGQTPPNLEKIVALKPDLVIGIEGFSTQVIQRLQELKIPTVLTQLKTWDSLESLTQKLGDLIGANPEPLLTRYKSFLPEKQEQNISTLVLVSNQPILTPNKSSWAGNLLEKFQLKNVAAELQGKSPFGGYVTLSAEKVLEVNPDTIIVINPPQATSNKEILESFSKEPFWQKLKATQNNRVYIFDYYGLVNPGSINAIEKTSQQLKKELFAGN, encoded by the coding sequence ATGTATCATCGTTTAATATTATCGGCATTAGCAATTCTCATCAGTATATTTTTAATGGCTTGTAGCACTGCTACAACTCAACAACCACAACCACAAACATCTGCTATTACAGCAACCCCTAATAATCAACCAACAGCTAAAAGAGTAGTTAGTCTTTCATCCCTAGCCACAGATATTATTTATCAACTCGATAAAACTAAACTAGTAGGTATCGCGGGAAATTCATTATTTAAAAACGAACTTGGTTTGAAGGATATTCCTCGTGTGAGTGAAGGTCAAACTCCTCCTAATTTAGAAAAAATTGTGGCTCTCAAACCAGATTTAGTCATTGGTATCGAAGGTTTTTCTACCCAAGTAATTCAAAGATTACAAGAATTAAAAATTCCGACTGTATTGACTCAACTCAAAACATGGGATTCTTTAGAAAGTCTGACTCAAAAACTGGGTGATTTAATTGGTGCAAACCCCGAACCTTTGTTAACTCGCTACAAAAGTTTTTTACCAGAAAAACAAGAGCAAAATATTTCTACTTTAGTGTTAGTGAGTAATCAACCAATTCTCACCCCAAATAAAAGCAGTTGGGCGGGAAACTTGCTAGAAAAATTTCAACTCAAGAATGTCGCCGCCGAATTACAAGGTAAAAGTCCGTTTGGTGGTTATGTCACTTTATCAGCAGAAAAAGTTTTAGAAGTTAATCCAGACACAATAATTGTCATCAACCCTCCGCAAGCAACCTCAAATAAGGAGATTTTGGAATCATTTAGTAAAGAACCTTTTTGGCAAAAACTCAAAGCCACACAAAATAATCGAGTTTATATTTTTGACTATTATGGATTAGTAAATCCAGGTAGCATCAATGCAATTGAGAAAACCTCTCAGCAGCTTAAAAAAGAGTTATTTGCAGGCAATTAA
- a CDS encoding phosphoketolase, whose amino-acid sequence MTAITPKASAALPDFCEGIQYFGEALPDFATYGATPAIDSDKVAIASPSDTTAVYQTLLAADALRYLTLQITGSKASGHPGGFASQAEAYAALVMLGYKNIITEVGHHAPGFYSAMFLDRSLEDMGIFTVQQLRDRFREKHGLLGHLSGYIPGILAPAGPLGQGQHFAMAAALLHRDKLFPFTLGDGGLGEPYIMSSMAHFNTAYPSVTNFLPVLVWNGYSQEHHSMVSLKSNDEMKAYWQGNGFAEVILVDAKEFDDKNQPGDYVDSTAFSFEQRLAFTQAVLVAVDKAARSALGGKLTVFIIKQLKGAGVHARGAKSHNLYPKDTLDAPHIISALQTRALSQEAWQTVRTNAERAGGGPAAKTVVTEFELPLADLGELPLEEYAVGGEPKVSTTAMGRLVGIVGQKDKNFLVTNADGNEASGIGNINQALKIIHPTTDDLYNQAPNGQVYEPLSEDACAGLAVGLSLMGARTLWCSYESFAINGLPIWQTVIQAMAELRRQTPSTITLFTAGALEQGRNGWTHQRPEIEAYFASMMRNGNVFPLFPPDANSIQACYDWALTTKNKGIVITASKSPLPIHTTLKQTQQGLEDGAIVLHEITGGKQVVFAVIGDMTLIPVFEAAAFLETEGIGVKIVSVINPRRLYRPSDVAWNTCSEADGGFIDDGKFTELFGGDGLIGVTGGAAAMLEPIMLRSNSKRDTFAWKRGETTASAGELMAFNGLTAEALTKRAIELVH is encoded by the coding sequence ATGACAGCAATTACACCAAAGGCATCTGCCGCGCTTCCTGATTTTTGTGAAGGAATTCAATATTTTGGCGAAGCGTTACCAGATTTTGCCACTTATGGTGCTACACCTGCGATAGATTCAGATAAAGTAGCGATCGCATCTCCTTCAGATACCACAGCCGTATATCAAACTTTACTTGCTGCTGATGCCTTGCGTTACCTGACATTGCAAATCACTGGGAGTAAAGCATCAGGACACCCCGGCGGGTTTGCCAGCCAAGCGGAAGCGTATGCAGCATTAGTCATGCTGGGCTACAAAAATATTATTACCGAAGTCGGACACCACGCCCCTGGATTTTATAGTGCCATGTTTTTGGATCGCTCCTTAGAAGACATGGGCATTTTTACAGTACAACAATTGCGCGATCGCTTCCGCGAAAAGCACGGACTTTTAGGACACCTTTCCGGCTACATTCCCGGCATTCTCGCACCCGCCGGGCCTTTGGGACAAGGGCAACACTTTGCAATGGCGGCTGCACTCCTCCACCGAGACAAACTTTTCCCCTTCACCCTCGGCGACGGTGGACTAGGTGAACCCTACATCATGAGTTCAATGGCGCACTTCAACACCGCCTATCCCAGCGTCACCAACTTCTTACCTGTGCTGGTGTGGAACGGTTACAGCCAAGAACATCACAGCATGGTTTCCCTCAAAAGCAATGATGAGATGAAAGCCTACTGGCAAGGTAACGGTTTTGCAGAAGTCATTCTCGTTGATGCCAAAGAATTTGACGACAAAAATCAACCAGGCGACTACGTTGATAGTACCGCCTTTTCCTTTGAGCAACGCCTCGCCTTCACCCAAGCCGTATTAGTAGCTGTTGATAAAGCTGCACGTTCCGCCCTTGGTGGTAAACTCACCGTATTTATTATCAAACAACTCAAAGGCGCAGGCGTTCACGCCAGAGGTGCAAAATCGCACAACTTATATCCCAAAGACACCCTAGATGCACCGCACATTATCAGCGCATTGCAAACACGCGCCTTATCACAAGAAGCTTGGCAAACAGTTAGAACTAACGCCGAACGCGCTGGTGGTGGCCCGGCTGCGAAAACTGTAGTGACAGAATTTGAATTACCATTGGCAGATTTAGGTGAATTGCCATTAGAAGAATATGCAGTTGGCGGCGAACCAAAAGTTTCAACCACCGCAATGGGAAGATTAGTTGGTATCGTCGGACAAAAAGATAAAAACTTCCTCGTCACCAACGCCGACGGTAACGAAGCATCAGGAATTGGCAACATCAACCAAGCCTTAAAAATTATTCACCCCACCACCGATGACTTATATAACCAAGCACCAAACGGCCAAGTTTACGAACCATTAAGTGAAGATGCTTGTGCAGGTTTAGCAGTTGGTTTATCACTCATGGGTGCAAGAACTTTGTGGTGTTCTTACGAATCTTTTGCCATCAATGGTTTACCAATTTGGCAAACAGTCATTCAAGCAATGGCAGAATTACGCCGTCAAACTCCATCAACAATTACTCTATTCACAGCAGGCGCATTAGAACAAGGTCGTAACGGTTGGACACACCAACGTCCCGAAATTGAAGCCTACTTTGCATCAATGATGCGAAATGGAAACGTATTTCCGTTATTCCCACCTGATGCTAATAGTATCCAAGCTTGTTATGACTGGGCATTGACAACAAAAAATAAAGGAATTGTCATCACTGCCAGTAAGTCACCCTTGCCAATTCATACAACATTAAAACAAACTCAACAAGGCTTAGAAGATGGTGCAATAGTATTACATGAAATTACTGGCGGAAAGCAAGTTGTCTTTGCAGTTATCGGTGATATGACATTAATTCCTGTATTTGAAGCCGCCGCTTTCTTAGAAACAGAAGGTATTGGGGTGAAGATAGTTTCTGTTATTAACCCCCGTCGTTTATATCGTCCTAGTGATGTGGCTTGGAATACTTGTTCTGAAGCCGATGGTGGTTTTATTGATGATGGAAAATTCACTGAATTATTTGGCGGTGATGGACTAATTGGTGTAACTGGTGGCGCTGCGGCAATGTTAGAACCAATTATGTTAAGAAGCAACAGCAAGCGCGATACTTTTGCCTGGAAACGTGGCGAAACTACAGCTAGTGCTGGTGAGTTGATGGCGTTTAATGGTTTGACTGCTGAAGCGTTGACGAAGCGGGCTATTGAGTTAGTGCATTAG
- a CDS encoding NAD-dependent epimerase/dehydratase family protein, producing MAKIIVTGAAGFIGSHVAEVLLKQGEEVIGIDEFNDYYDPILKRKNIALLNCWSNFKLIEGNIQFLDWQNLLQDVEIIYHQAAQAGVRASWGDGFRAYTERNINSTQVLLEAAKDAKHLKRLVFASTSSVYGDAETLPTHESICPHPVSPYGITKLAAERLCGLYQKNFNVPIVALRYFTVYGPRQRPDMAFHKFFKAILQDEAIPIYGDGQQTRDFTFVSDVVAANLAAASAAEAVGKIFNIGGGSRVVLTEVLDTMAEIVGQPIKKNYIEKAMGDARHTAADISQAQKILGYQPQVSLREGLTQEWQWVKGLY from the coding sequence ATGGCTAAAATTATTGTGACGGGAGCAGCAGGTTTTATTGGTTCTCATGTTGCAGAAGTACTGCTAAAACAAGGAGAAGAAGTAATTGGGATTGATGAGTTTAATGATTACTACGATCCGATATTAAAACGTAAGAACATTGCTCTTTTAAACTGCTGGTCTAACTTTAAATTAATTGAAGGAAATATTCAGTTTTTAGATTGGCAAAATTTACTCCAAGATGTAGAAATTATCTATCATCAAGCAGCCCAAGCCGGAGTTAGGGCGAGTTGGGGTGATGGTTTCCGTGCTTATACTGAACGGAATATCAATTCGACACAAGTTTTATTAGAAGCAGCTAAGGATGCAAAACATCTGAAAAGATTAGTTTTTGCTTCTACATCTAGCGTTTACGGTGATGCGGAAACTTTACCCACCCACGAAAGTATCTGTCCCCATCCGGTTTCGCCTTATGGCATTACCAAGTTAGCCGCAGAAAGGTTATGTGGACTATATCAGAAGAATTTTAATGTGCCGATTGTGGCATTGCGCTATTTTACAGTTTATGGGCCGAGACAGCGCCCAGATATGGCATTTCATAAGTTTTTCAAGGCTATTTTGCAAGATGAAGCCATTCCGATTTATGGGGATGGACAGCAAACACGGGACTTTACCTTTGTGAGTGATGTGGTGGCGGCAAATTTGGCGGCGGCGAGTGCAGCAGAAGCTGTGGGGAAAATTTTTAATATTGGTGGTGGTAGCCGAGTTGTGTTAACTGAAGTGTTAGATACAATGGCGGAAATTGTTGGTCAACCAATTAAGAAAAACTACATAGAAAAAGCAATGGGAGATGCACGCCACACGGCGGCGGATATATCCCAAGCGCAGAAAATTTTAGGGTATCAGCCACAAGTGTCGCTGCGGGAGGGGTTAACACAAGAATGGCAGTGGGTGAAGGGATTATATTAA
- a CDS encoding inositol monophosphatase family protein, which yields MTQLQIFLDIATEAALTAGAVLQGYLGKLEDAVTEKGRPGDLVTAADKASEAVVLEVIHRHLPQHSILAEESGKIGNQDNEFLWAIDPLDGTTNYAHQYPFFAVSIGLLINGTPQVGVIYDPLHNELFQAAAGLGATRNRRPIKVSQTNELRKSLLVTGFAYDRRETSDNNYAEFCHLTHLTQGVRRSGSASIDLAYVACGRVDGYWERGLSPWDIVAGIILLQEAGGKVTAYDGSPLQINSGRILATNGYIHELLSHELTQVPPLSSWK from the coding sequence ATGACTCAACTACAAATTTTTCTCGATATTGCTACCGAGGCGGCGTTAACAGCAGGTGCAGTTTTACAAGGTTATTTAGGCAAATTAGAAGACGCAGTAACTGAAAAAGGCCGCCCCGGTGATTTGGTAACGGCGGCGGATAAAGCCTCAGAAGCAGTGGTGTTAGAAGTTATCCACCGTCACTTGCCGCAGCATTCTATTTTGGCGGAAGAATCAGGTAAGATAGGCAATCAAGATAATGAATTTTTGTGGGCGATCGATCCCCTCGATGGTACGACAAACTACGCCCACCAATATCCTTTTTTCGCCGTTTCTATTGGATTGTTAATTAATGGTACGCCGCAGGTAGGCGTAATTTATGACCCATTGCATAATGAGTTATTTCAGGCGGCTGCTGGTTTAGGTGCAACTCGTAACCGTCGCCCCATCAAAGTTTCCCAAACCAATGAATTACGTAAAAGCTTATTAGTAACTGGTTTTGCTTACGATCGCCGCGAAACCTCAGATAACAATTATGCCGAATTTTGTCACTTAACTCACCTCACCCAAGGAGTTAGACGTAGCGGTTCAGCATCCATTGATTTAGCTTATGTTGCCTGTGGTCGTGTTGATGGTTACTGGGAACGCGGACTGTCACCTTGGGATATTGTCGCTGGCATCATTTTATTACAAGAAGCAGGCGGTAAAGTCACAGCTTATGATGGTAGCCCTTTACAAATCAACTCAGGTCGCATTCTTGCCACTAACGGTTACATTCATGAACTTCTCAGCCATGAATTAACACAAGTTCCACCTCTATCTTCTTGGAAATAG
- a CDS encoding SMI1/KNR4 family protein gives MNNLVSASWLSYREKINDRFPAYYKYLNPPASEDEILHLQTVLGYEIPAEMQTLYRLNNGESREGRGIFYGLQFLSLSEVERNWLSWKEIIEDGLESLNDFCTSYPEGVIQSVYAHEKWIPLMHDGGGNHIGIDLAPDVNGCIGQIINFGRDEDEKCVLAPNLAELLQLLDTKLAENLQVTTELDDDGIEIFSLNNTHLSDALKAIVKSKY, from the coding sequence ATGAATAATCTTGTTAGTGCATCCTGGTTAAGCTATCGAGAAAAGATTAATGATAGGTTTCCTGCATATTACAAGTATCTCAACCCACCAGCAAGTGAAGATGAAATTTTACATTTGCAAACGGTACTTGGTTATGAAATTCCCGCAGAGATGCAAACTTTATATCGACTCAATAATGGAGAGTCTAGAGAAGGACGGGGCATTTTTTATGGGTTACAATTTCTCTCGCTGTCTGAAGTGGAGCGAAATTGGTTAAGTTGGAAGGAAATCATTGAAGATGGTTTAGAAAGTTTAAATGATTTCTGCACATCTTATCCAGAAGGCGTTATCCAAAGCGTCTATGCACATGAAAAATGGATACCTCTGATGCACGATGGAGGAGGAAATCACATCGGTATTGATTTAGCGCCTGATGTTAATGGATGTATTGGGCAAATTATCAACTTTGGCAGAGATGAAGATGAAAAATGTGTTTTGGCTCCTAATTTGGCAGAATTGTTGCAGCTGCTAGATACAAAATTGGCAGAGAATCTTCAAGTAACCACTGAATTGGATGATGATGGGATCGAAATTTTTTCACTTAATAACACACATCTATCAGATGCTTTAAAAGCGATTGTCAAAAGCAAGTACTGA
- a CDS encoding 2Fe-2S iron-sulfur cluster-binding protein produces MSRTYKIKIRDRATGKEHTLQVPDDRYILHSAEQQGVELPFSCRNGACTACAVRVLSGEIDQPEAVGLSLELRRQGYALLCVSYARSDLDVETQDEDEVYELQFGRYFAKGRVKAGLPLDED; encoded by the coding sequence ATGTCCCGTACATACAAAATTAAAATCCGCGATCGCGCCACTGGTAAAGAACACACTCTTCAAGTTCCAGATGACCGCTACATCCTACACTCTGCCGAACAACAAGGCGTGGAATTGCCTTTTTCTTGCCGTAATGGGGCTTGTACAGCTTGCGCTGTTAGGGTTTTGTCGGGAGAAATTGATCAACCAGAGGCGGTTGGCTTGTCCTTAGAGTTACGCCGACAAGGTTACGCCTTGCTGTGTGTGAGTTACGCCCGTTCCGACTTGGATGTAGAAACACAAGACGAAGATGAAGTCTATGAACTCCAATTTGGGCGTTACTTTGCTAAAGGTAGAGTAAAAGCGGGTTTACCGTTAGACGAAGATTAA
- a CDS encoding COG3650 family protein, with protein sequence MKAFISYIAFVGMSASLLAYSSSLQAVTPSNEKFIALGTEPFWSVTVSKNGIVYSSPEVKKQTFPYVKPLAAQARPADLVRVYRLRGNNTLILQKVSACSDGMSDKNYPYSAVLILGNKVLEGCAQKQ encoded by the coding sequence ATGAAAGCTTTTATCTCTTACATCGCTTTTGTGGGAATGAGTGCTAGTTTACTGGCATACAGTTCTAGTTTGCAAGCAGTCACTCCTAGTAATGAAAAATTTATCGCTTTAGGTACAGAACCTTTTTGGAGTGTAACTGTTAGTAAAAATGGCATTGTTTACTCTTCGCCAGAGGTGAAAAAACAAACCTTCCCTTATGTAAAACCTCTAGCAGCCCAAGCCCGTCCTGCTGATTTGGTCAGAGTTTACCGACTCAGGGGTAACAATACATTGATTTTGCAAAAAGTGAGTGCTTGTAGTGATGGAATGTCAGATAAAAACTACCCTTATTCGGCTGTTTTGATATTGGGTAATAAAGTGTTAGAAGGTTGCGCCCAGAAACAGTAA
- a CDS encoding PIN domain-containing protein codes for MKDKIFLDTNLWIYLYAKNPPEKSQQVAEIIKNNYSSLLVSTQVLGELFHVLTRKKFTSTTDATTIISDIVNTFPILAINTTEVIQALEINNKYSYSYWDSLIISTALLSECFIIYSEDMQHNQLIENKLRIINPFV; via the coding sequence ATGAAAGATAAAATTTTTCTCGATACTAACCTCTGGATTTATCTCTATGCTAAAAATCCGCCTGAAAAATCCCAACAAGTTGCAGAAATCATTAAAAATAATTATTCATCTTTGCTAGTTAGCACTCAAGTATTAGGTGAATTATTTCATGTTTTAACGAGAAAAAAATTCACATCTACAACAGATGCCACCACTATTATATCAGATATAGTTAATACCTTTCCAATTCTGGCAATTAACACAACAGAGGTTATACAAGCATTAGAAATCAACAATAAATATAGCTACTCTTATTGGGATAGTTTGATTATATCTACAGCTTTATTAAGTGAATGTTTCATCATTTACTCAGAAGATATGCAACATAATCAGTTAATAGAAAATAAATTAAGAATCATAAATCCATTTGTTTGA
- a CDS encoding thermonuclease family protein — MRISTISGCFGWWTRKIAILACLLLLVSCQAKNQPTDNQVLVKVARVVSGQSLEVLGMGEQPNFASPVRLIGIDAPDLRQNPWGDEARQSLEKLIGGVEQSIKLEFDIENKDKLGRTLAYVWKDKQLLNEQIVKQGYALFVGRSPNHKYDQRLERAQQWARIMGEGIWNPKNPMRQTPAEFRFLNR; from the coding sequence ATGCGAATATCTACTATTTCAGGATGTTTTGGGTGGTGGACGCGAAAAATAGCTATATTAGCTTGCTTATTACTATTGGTAAGTTGTCAAGCCAAAAATCAGCCCACAGATAATCAAGTATTGGTGAAAGTGGCGCGTGTAGTGAGTGGGCAAAGTTTAGAAGTGCTGGGTATGGGTGAACAACCTAATTTTGCTTCGCCAGTGCGTTTAATTGGCATTGATGCGCCAGATTTGCGGCAAAATCCTTGGGGTGATGAAGCGAGACAAAGCTTAGAAAAGTTAATTGGTGGTGTAGAACAATCAATCAAGCTAGAGTTTGATATTGAAAATAAAGATAAACTGGGGCGGACATTAGCTTATGTCTGGAAAGATAAGCAGTTATTAAATGAACAAATCGTCAAACAAGGATATGCGCTGTTTGTGGGGCGATCGCCTAATCACAAATACGATCAACGTCTAGAACGCGCCCAACAATGGGCAAGAATTATGGGAGAGGGAATTTGGAACCCAAAAAATCCTATGCGCCAAACTCCGGCTGAGTTCCGGTTTTTGAATCGATGA